The Pseudomonadota bacterium nucleotide sequence AAAAAGTGCAAAGCGGTGAAATAAACTTTGATCGCGTCATTGCGACACCTGATATGATGGCCGTTGTTGGCAAGCTGGGCAAAGTGCTAGGCCCAAAGGGTTTAATGCCTAATCCAAAATTAGGCACAGTCACTCCAAACGTTGGAGATGCCGTAAAGGCTGCAAAATCGGGTGAGGTGCAGTTCCGCGCAGAAAAAGCTGGAATAATTCACGCAGGTATCGGTAAAGCTAGTTTTAGTGAGGCTAAGCTTGCGCAAAATGTTAATGCCTTTATCGATGCAATCACAAAAGCGAAACCAAGCGGTGTAAAGGGTTCATATATTAAAAAGGTATCTATAAGTTCAACAATGGGGCCCGGTCTAAAGCTCGATATGAGCGGAGATCCGGGGACTGCATAGAATTAGAATTTTGTTGTGCATCTCTCCATATACTGAGAGGCGCGCGGCAAATAGAGGGTGTTGCATTTGTGCGCCCTTGACCTGTCCAAGATTGTGGGTGCGTTTCTTCTGTTTTTAGGAACGCTTAAACGGATAACCGGCCAACATGAGGCAGCGGTAAAAGACAGTCAGGCCATGTCGTGTTAGGCCGTTGG carries:
- the rplA gene encoding 50S ribosomal protein L1, producing MAKNSKRLKKAVEGIDRDASYAVEEAVKLIKGRASAKFDETIEIAMNLNVDSRHADQQVRGVVQLPNGTGKALRIAVFAKDSKAEEAKDAGADLVGGDELAEKVQSGEINFDRVIATPDMMAVVGKLGKVLGPKGLMPNPKLGTVTPNVGDAVKAAKSGEVQFRAEKAGIIHAGIGKASFSEAKLAQNVNAFIDAITKAKPSGVKGSYIKKVSISSTMGPGLKLDMSGDPGTA